CAAGCCCTTCCCTCAGTCCACTTCTTAAGCATCTACTGCAGACTCATGTCAAGCATGTCCTTCTTTGTGCTTTCACAGCACTCTGCACTGCCCTGGTACAAATCACATTGTTTTATAGTCATATTTACCTGCTTGTCTCCTCCACAAGATTGTGAGTTCCTTGAGGGTGGGGATTATGTTTTATTCACATTTGTATCCCCAGCACCCACCACAGGACCTAACGTTTTATAGGAGCTTCACCTATGTTTGTTaaatcaatggatgaatgaatagttCTCGGTCTGAGCAGAGCTCTGACCTCTATTTTCCTACTACTTCTGCAGAAATCAGTatccatatattaatatatgtggtCCCTTACCAAACCCCCTGACTATCCACCCCTCCTCCCAGCAGTTCCAAACACCCCAGCCAAAATTTCTGATGCTCAGGCAGTCACAGGAGTTTGGGACTGGTCCAACTAGAAGAGGTGGAACAGAAGCCAATAATTTCAGTGTAGGCCCTAACCAACGTCAGTGTTGCTATCAGAGTCCACCCCAAATCCCAGAGACAAGTGTTGCTGTCTACTTATCCAAAACCTAACCTTAAGTGTAATGAGGGGAAAACATATCTCAAGACCATTCCTTTAAGTGTGACTGGACTGGATGGCTACCTACTTACGCCACCCTCCTCAAACCCTGATTCAACAAGAAGCACCCACAGGCACAGCAGATGCTTTTGTGGTAACTGGAGAAAACACAAAGGACACTTCTCTGAGGCTCTTCACTCTTAAAAGTCAGGCTCTACATCTTTAGCAAGTAAAAAACAGGACacagtttatttttctactttcttttaatatcattttttaaagttggtAAGCAGCTAGACATCATTTAGAAGGAGACGGGTTAAAATAGACAAGAAATAGCAAAGACACATCCTTCACATCATACAGAACTGTATTAGtatccaccaccaccatcacaggGGAGGGCTAGATGTCACTGGGGTCAGGAGTACTCTCCATTATTGTGCAGGGGACCAGACAGCATTTAGGTGTGACGATGTCAAACTGAGTGGACATAGAGAGTGCCGGGATCAAGGTCTACAGTTTTGGCTCTAGACTTGCGTGAGGGTTGGTTACTCTTAATCTCTTCCAGGCTGTGCTGGATCCCATAGCCGAAGTAGATAGCAAAGCCTAGTGGGGAAAGGTAGCTGTGAGGTGGGGATGTAAAGGCTTCATAGGTCTCCTACTTGAGACCAAGAGGGAAAGGAGCTGGGCTAGGACACCAAAGAAGCCTACTCTTCCCAAGTGGATACCTACCAATCAGCATCCAGACCCCAAATCGGGCCCAGGTACCAGCTGTCATCTGCATCATAAGGTAAATATTCACAAAGATGCTCATTAGTGGGAGGAGAGGCAAAGCAGGCACctgaaaacaaagtaaaatctTCTTTGTACATACCACAGGGTGACCTAGAAAGAGATCCCTATCCTATGCAGGCCAGAAAAGGGCGAGTCCAACTCTTACTTGTCCTCTGCATTTCAGTAGCTGCTCATTTAGCATACCTCATGAGACTCCAAGAATATGCAGTTTGGGTAAATGGAACTGGAAAGGAACTAAAGAGGGTCAGAGAAGAAGTCTTTGGCCTAGGTACCTCCTATATCTTCCCTTTCATGTTCAATTAAATAATATCTATGAACTTTATTAGACCTCAAGATATCTGGAGCCTATTCTCCCAAGATGGGCTGGCAAGGAAAAAAGAGAGTTCATTTACCTTaaagtgaaggggagtggagctCTGTGGCTGTCTCCAGATGACCACAGTGATCCCAATAATGAGCAGCAGGAGCAGCACAACCACTGAAGTCCACACTAGGTCTCCAGAAAGCAATGGAACTGACCACTGGGCCAGCACCAGGCAAAGAGCAGTCAGCAGGACAGCTTCAAAGGTCAAGTTGAGAGACATCAAAACCAACTCTTAAGACCAACATGCTAAGACATTAGAAACCCTATTCCAAGGAGAGTCGCTCTCTCTCTAGTTCTTTCTCAGCCACCAAATACCACACACTTCCACCCAATCACGCTGACCTCAGAGCCACCCCAGAAAAATTCCACTGCTCACCAAGCAATGAGGAACAAACATAGACAACTTGGCCAGAGAGTGGAGTGGGGATGGAGTTGAGTGGGAAAAATAATCCCCATAGGGTCAACTTCTCTGATTCAGTAGTTATTGCATCCTCCTGCAACTCCACTTCTTCCCCAGCCTTTGTCTCCTGATCAGGCTGATACCTGAGGCAAAAGTAAGATGGCAGTATTAAGAACAACCTTTACTCACTTTATCATCTTCTCCCAGGCAGCTTAACCCTCCTCATCACCATTAAGGGAAGTTCTTTTTGGCAGGGTGAGATACCCAGATTCCTCAAAGAAAGTTGGAATAATGAaggcagaagaggaaagaggagcAGATCTCCATCATTCCTCATCCAGGAATAAAAATCCAAATCACAGTATGCAGAGGAAGAGAGTCTCACCTGAGGATGAGAACACAAATCGACACCAGGGAGTAAGCAAGCAGGGTCCCAATTGACATGAGGTCCACAAGATCAGTGAGTTTGAAGAGGAATGCCATGAATGCTAAAATTAATAGGCAGGAAACAAGAAATGAGAGAAGGGAGTGGCAAAGTTAAAGAAGTTAGCGAAACAACTAAGGGAAGGGGAAAGACGGTCTGTTACCTGCAATAATGCCAGAGACCACGGTGGCTATGATTGGGGTGCGTGTGCCGGTGTGGATCCGAGCAAGTACACGGAACAGGAGGCCATCCTCTGCCATCGCGTAGATCACCCGAGGCATGGGGAAcatggagcccaggaggctggagaggagaaTGCCCAGGGTGGCATGAGTTGACTGGGATCTCTCTTCCCAAGCCTGTGTGTTTAAGGAGTCTCCGCTTTCCCCTCACAGCCCTTTTAAGGGGTACTCTCTGGTACTGAATGCTATAACCTGAGACTCTGacagcagaagaaaacaaacatttgatACTGACCTGGTAGAAAGAGCACAGAGGGAGCCAACAGCCACAACATAGCGGGCAGGAGCCCATCCAATGTAGAGAAATGCCTCAGGCAAAGGGCTCTCAGGCTGAAGCTGGTAGTAAGGCATCATGAGGGTGAGTGCAGAAGAGACACCAAAATACGCCAAAAAGCAGACAGACAGTGAGATCACAATGCCCATCGGGATGGAACGCTGGGGATTCTGGGCTTCTTCTCCTGAAGGAAGGGCGCAAGGTTCTAAATCAGGGAAGCAGGCCCACTCCTCTACCACCCCCAGTCTGCATACAGCCTGGGCACACACTGTGCCCAAGCCCCAAACAGAATGGAATGACTGTGTTACCGGTGGTAGCAATACAGTCGAAACCAACAAATGCATAGAAACAGGTCGCTGCTCCACGGAGAATTCCCTCGAAGCCGAAAGGCACAAATCCTCCAGAGCCTAGAGGACCCAAGCTAGAGTGGAAGAAGGGATGGAGAAGGTAAGGGTGTGTTCAGCCAACTCTGTATCTTTTCTCTAATGCCAAACCAGTTAGCTAGGTCTTCAAAGCCCAGCCTCCCATTTTTTCCCATCCCCATCCAGAATCCTTCAGCAGATTCCCTTCTTCCCCTTCATTTTCCCAGCTCTGCAGCTCCTAAGAGTGACCATCTAACCTATAGGTGTCATTGAGTTCAGCCATGGCCAATTCGTAGTCCTCTTCTGTGAGCTTCCAGTTGTGCAGGTCCCCCTTAATGAAGCCAGAGATCATGACGAACCCAAGAACCAAAAGGTTCACGCCTGTGAACACTTTGGTAACCAGGGCCGACTCACTAGCCCCGAGAGCCAACAATCCTGTGGGAGAAATGCATTCAGGA
This genomic stretch from Pongo pygmaeus isolate AG05252 chromosome X, NHGRI_mPonPyg2-v2.0_pri, whole genome shotgun sequence harbors:
- the SLC7A3 gene encoding cationic amino acid transporter 3: MPWQAFRRFGQKLVRRRTLESGMAETRLARCLSTLDLVALGVGSTLGAGVYVLAGEVAKDKAGPSIVICFLVAALSSVLAGLCYAEFGARVPRSGSAYLYSYVTVGELWAFTTGWNLILSYVIGTASVARAWSSAFDNLIGNHISKTLQGSIALHVPHVLAEYPDFFALGLVLLLTGLLALGASESALVTKVFTGVNLLVLGFVMISGFIKGDLHNWKLTEEDYELAMAELNDTYSLGPLGSGGFVPFGFEGILRGAATCFYAFVGFDCIATTGEEAQNPQRSIPMGIVISLSVCFLAYFGVSSALTLMMPYYQLQPESPLPEAFLYIGWAPARYVVAVGSLCALSTSLLGSMFPMPRVIYAMAEDGLLFRVLARIHTGTRTPIIATVVSGIIAAFMAFLFKLTDLVDLMSIGTLLAYSLVSICVLILRYQPDQETKAGEEVELQEDAITTESEKLTLWGLFFPLNSIPTPLSGQVVYVCSSLLAVLLTALCLVLAQWSVPLLSGDLVWTSVVVLLLLLIIGITVVIWRQPQSSTPLHFKVPALPLLPLMSIFVNIYLMMQMTAGTWARFGVWMLIGFAIYFGYGIQHSLEEIKSNQPSRKSRAKTVDLDPGTLYVHSV